From Plasmodium cynomolgi strain B DNA, chromosome 9, whole genome shotgun sequence:
CTCGCTAGTATTGCATATGCGAGACGGGGGTGTAGCCGTAGAAGTAGTTGGACACGTGTacgtttttgttcttcttgtgGTACCAGTTGATGTAGGGCAAGTTCCACCCCTCGAACTCATCGTCGTAGTTGCGTCGGTCGCGCAGCGTGTAGTAGCGACACATCCGTATGTACTCGAATCGAGTTCGCCTTGCCTTCATGCGGGAAAACTGATAGTAGTGCACTTTGGCAATCCTATAATTCATGCCTTTTAGTAAATCCATCTGTAGTAAGGTCTCTGCCGTTAAGTCAATCGTCCTAACGTAATACTGGTGATACGAGAAGCACAGCCACACCagctttttattcttctccAAAATGTCCAATAGGATCCCACCTTTATATGCATTCTTGACATGCGGAATGCGAAGTTTTATTAAATGCCATGATACCTTCTGCACAAATTTCCTGTCCTTCCTTCTTGGGTTTTCTTCATCTGCATGCAGACTTTGCAACTTCTTTAATACCCTTTTGAGACCCTTGGGCAAATTATCATAGaggcttctttttttgtaccttAAATAGGTTCTCACAATGGCTACCATTTGgagtaccttttttttgttctccttctcgaagaaaaggattttttcctcatcttTCAATTCCTCATGCAATCGTAGAAGGAGTTTGTGGATAACGAACCAGTTAATGTGATTTTCCCCCAGGATGAAGTAACCGTAGAGTAGCTTTATACAATCTGTTGCTGATAAAGGGGCTCTGAATTTTATTTGCTCAATTTGATTTTCCCATGTAGGGTTCTCAGTTTTTATGGGTTCTTCCTTCTCGTTTGGATTAATCGTCTTTTTTTCAGTGGCTACACTGGAGTCTTCCTGACCAAGTTGTCCCATCTGAGGGACATAAAACAGTGAAGAGTTTACCCTACAAAGGGAATCATTATCTATCCTTGATAACAACGTGAGGTAAAGGAACGAATGCACCGAAAGGTGTGGACTCAAATGGGGGGTGTCCCTAAGTGATCTTATGATGGTATCCACAATGACATGATTTTTAAACTTCTGGATATAAAGGCTTCTCAGCGTGAGAAGGACTTCCTCATCGCTGATTATGAGGGGACTTCCCGGTGGCGCTGACTCCACGTAACATTTGTTCAGTAGAGAAAAAAGTCGATCAAATAATTCATCGTTCATGGCATTCACATAACTGTACACTTCAAGTGTGGTTAAAATGGTGGCCTTGTCCAGGTAGAGACTGTCCTCATTCTTGGGTCGGCCATCTCCATTAGCATCACTTTGGGAGTACCCCCCGTTTAGTAAATGTATAATACGCTCACTTAAGAGAGACACAGTGTTGAAGTCTTGaatttgtttgtaaaaaagggacataaTGTAGGTTAAGATGTTCCTCAGTTGTTCTTCCATTTGAGGTATCCTacccttcacattttcccctccctgtCCCTCTCCAATCGGAGTACCCTTTAAGTACGCATGTAAATGGTAatccattttatttgtctttatgtatttatttatcacGTCGTATAAATCCTTTTCACATTTGAAAAAGGCACTCCACCTTTTGCTTAACTTGAATAAATCgtattcttcatttctttggATATTCTCATCTATAGAACTGGGGCAAATTCCGTATTCGTTTTGGATATGCTGGATGATTTCTTCACTGTGGGGGGGATTACTGAGTCTGCTGCATGTTGGCTTTGCCGTCCCCTTGGCTTCTTCGTCCGGCTGCCTCATCGCTTCTCCACCCATCGAACTGTTACCGAAATGTCTTTTAAAAACGCAGCAGAAGTGCTTCTTTCCACCCACCCAGCACTTCGCGTGGAACACACGCTTGCCGGTCCGCAGTGCCCACCGCTGCAACATTCTACTGCGGTATGGGGCTAGCATGGTCCACGTGAAGAAGTTCACACGGGGCAACTCGCATAGGGCAATTCACATGGGGCACTTCGCATAGGGCAACTCACATGGGGTAACTCACATGGGGTAACTCGCATAGGGCACTTCGCGCAGGGCAACGCACAGGATAATCACGCCCGACGCGCGGCACTCCCTGCGCAGAAACGCTCAGGAAGATGGTGCCCTTCTCCTGATCACAGCTCTGCCCGTTTTTGTTAACCATCCTGCTCACACATCATAcacatgctttttttttgtttttttttttttgcgccagTATATCCTTCCCCCCCGTCGTAAAGTTATTCATACGTGCGCGTGTTCAGGGCATCCCCGATCGGGTTCTTCCCTCACGCTCTCCCCCAACTGTGtgaccgcttttttttttgcgaaccGATTAGCTGCTCTGCGCAGAAAGTGTTAAGGAGGTTGCTACAAATCGGTTTGCGTCGCCCCAAACGTGTTAACCTGAGTATGTGACCCCTCaccgtttcgttttttttttttttttttttgtttcttcttcaatcccctttttgaagGAGCATGCTGAGCCTAGAGAGGCCAAcccttttttcgtatttcttCGAGCGTGGTCCCCCAAACTGCGCACATTTGAGCAGTGCACTGGTAGGCGTAAGCGTAGGTACAATAGAAAAACCCAtcatggaaagaaaaaaaaaaacaaaaaaaaaattgagaggAACCAATCAGAAACCCCGAACGTGGAACACCACTTAGAAACACCGCTTAGAAACACCGGCGCAGAGGCGTCCACAGCGAACACCATGACAGAGCAAAATGAACGACTGCGAAGATAACGAATCGAAGCCCTCCAGCGAGCTACAAAGAAACGTGCACAACGCCCTAGTTGTGTTCGGACTAGTCGCAGAAATGATCCTCGTGGACAATCACCTCCTGGAGTCGGTCAGCATAAATGACATCTACAAAAGTGTGTACTGTGTGCTCAGGGGGAGGTATGAATCGATACTTGAGGCTCTTCCACCTCTCGAAGAGCGCAGCGATTACGTCACCCCGGTGGAGAATTCGCCCGAGGGGAAGGTCCGAAAGCCTTTGCTAAAGGAAGGAAAGCCCTTTTTAAAGGAAGCACAGCTGGAGAAGCAGGCACACAGGCCAAACCACACCAAAGGTGGGGAAACCAACGCAGCAGATGAACCACACCAACTGGCCGAACAgatcaaattaaaattttcgcaAATATTTCTAAGTCCACTTAGGAAGAAGACAAAACAACCCTACAACGACAAACTGAGTAGCATTAAATATGCCATAGCAGGGTGCACATACATGCATGGGAAGATATGGGGCAAAAATGTGTCCCTAAGAAATGTGTTGAACGCAATTGATTTTAACCTCTTTTTGTTAAACAACGGGTTCTACACAGTTAAATGTGGCACATCTAAAAAAGATGCAGAACAGTTGTCTGATAGTATCAACCAATTTGAACCCACTAGTAAGGAAAACATCTATTATGAGAAAGAACAAAGTCTGAAGATGGAAAAAGTGAGTCTACGCGCCTTATCCTTTAACCTCACCAGCAGCATGTCAAAATATGCCCTACTCTACGAATTGATGTTTATTACTAGATCACCCTACATTGTGAATAAATTCCTTATTTCCGTTTTTAATGACGTTATTTGCATTCCAGACCTAGAGAGCAGATTTGATGACCCAGCCATTATCATTTCGTGCATGTTATTTGTTAATCATTTTCTATACCACATCAATCGGCACGATCAGTTGAGCTCCCCTCATTTGGGactaataaaagaaaaatacctttctcaagtggaaaaaattgtgaatataTTTCTCCTCCTGAACAAAGCGAACCCAAAATCGGACATGAAggatgttatttttcttacgAAGGAGATTGTGCACATGTATTCTGTGACGTATTGAAGAACGTTTGTCGGGAGCCATTCGAAAGGGTGAATggaaggatgaagaaaagggtTTGATTTTTCTACTCCAAGAAAATGCTTCATTCGTGAGTACACTCCTCGTGGGAAATACGTTTGCGGcggtttttttcctccgtgTGGAGCACTtacgcccttttttttttttagtgccCGATTGTGCGCtcatttgcacatttttgcagcGTTTTTGCAGCGTTTTTGCGGCATCAATTGTGCACTTTTCATTTGccaatttgttatttttctaaTGTGCTATTTTTCCAGTATGCTACTATTccaatttgctttttttttttttttcgtgacgTGCGCTGCGGTAAGCACATTAGACAGGAACCCTCTGCTCATGCGGGCTCGCGAGGCATTCCGCGTTAGAGTGAATTCCTTTAGAGCTTTCCCAGCATCTCTCAGAAGAGCCTTTGCACCCCGCATGCTTAACAGTACTGCCATACGATGGGGATTCCCATGCGAATGTTCGCCCCAACTAAATGCGTCCCTCTCGAACACTTACCTAGGATGATGAGGGCAAAAAATACCTTCCAAAGGATGCCCATTTTGTCGGGGTCAGTTCATTGCACCACTTCCAATTTATCCGTCAATCCGAATCAAgcatgcgaaaaaaaaaaaaaaaaaaggcactttgTACAGATGGAAATGCGAGAAGTGGCTAAtcgaatgaagaaaatatttacgcCCTCCCATAAAGGCAGAGCACCCAATCGGTCCATTAGCTACCACACTCACGGAAAAGTTCATCACAaatttaatacattttaatGTGCTTTCTCACCTGTGGAATGCCTACCTACACCCTATCCCAATCCCTCCTATGGTCCACATAACAAACGAATATACCTTCTTTGTCCCGATGTTGCACCCTGCACAGTATAGCCACTCCGTGGGCGATAATTGTCCGCTTGTCTgagcatatgtatacacccCTACATAGGTACTCATGTGTGCAGAGATGCACCTGAAAAAAAGCAGTCGCTCTCCTACCTGCTCGCTATCGCACCCATGTTTCCTGCAAATGTGAGCAGTCGTCTAATACCACTAAAGATGAATAAATCAAAGTTTGTCAAAAATGGGATTTCAAGCGAACGGGAAAAGTTAACTTCCACGAAGGAAGGAGACGATGACGAGAAGAGTGACGACTCGGATAAACAAATTGTCGTCGTCAACAGGACAATTAaatcgaaaatatttttagatTCAAGCAAGTCGGAAAAGGGAGACAGAAACTGCACCAGCTATGCGCGCAATGCCAAGGGTCCTGTTagcaaagtggcaaaaaaaaaaaatgcaagccCATGTGGCGATGCCCCACTAGCTCAAATCATAAAAAgggataataataataataagaaGAAGAGCAACAGCAATGATAATAATCagaacaataataataataaaagggGTAACTTTGTCAAGGCCGCTTTTACCTCTTCCCAATTTAGAGGCTTGCAGGGCGACCATTCCACGGCTACACCTAAGCATCAGAAATTTGTGCACAAGtcggagcaaaaaaaacacataggAGGACCCCCCTATGGAAAGAGGGAGTGTGCGGATCATGGCTTCTTCAACGAACTCATCAATAGCACCTGCGTAAATAACGCGGAAGCCATTAATGATAAGCTGTGTGGTGATCTTAGTGTGGGTGCCTCAAATGAAGCAACGCACGAAAGGGACCTGTATGATtggaataagaaaaaagtcGGTAAAATCGGGAAAGATATCCATTTGGACAAAGAGTATGAGGAAGCTGACTTGGATTATCTTCCTCCTTACCATGAAAGGAAGTATCCTTTGGAGGAACCATCAAGCCATTCCGCTCAAAACAATAAAGTGGGATATCCCTGGGAAGACAATCCCCCTCTTCGAGGAGCAAACCCAAGTGTCCATTTCGCACTGGTgggtgaagaaggagaagcagaaggagaaagagaagaaagagaaaaaggggaggaaggagaagcagaagacgCAGAAGGCGCTTTTACGTGCCATTCGAATGACGAAGCCACCTCGCCTGTTATCAAATATGACCAATTTGAGCTGTACGAAATAGACAGGGAGATCGAAAAAATcacagaggaagaaaataacatACAAGAAAAGCTAATTTATTTGGCTAACCAAGAACTCGACATTGTTATCAAGATGAAGCAGATGCGGGCCGCCAGGCTGCTCAGTCAGACGGACGGACAACCAGTCGAATGGGATAGGGGCAGTCACAATGCGGATAAGGGATAGGGTGCGTAAATTGGCGCAGAAGCCGAACGGGGACGAAGTAAGGGAAGACCCATCAATGCAGCAATAAATGACCCCAATTGGTGCACACACGGGAAAATGCTACAAATCGTgcagtgccatttttttttcatttttaaaactgtATAGGTGCAACTTATGTGCCATTTCTTGGCTTACTTTCTCgcttatataattttttttttttttttttttttttttaaattcctttGTCCCGCTTGAACTGCACGATAGTTGTCGCAACGTACCCACACTGGAGTGGACAATTTTTGGACGTTGTTCAAAGTCTgtgcttttttatataacgCCTTTTttagggggggggaagcctGGACGGATGCAACCACCCCTTGgaacatctttttttttttgtgcctgtATCTATCTCATGGAATGGCGGCGgtaaaaaaggtgaactATACTGGTCTACTACAAGCGGCGCGCTTTCCTCTACTTGTGAGTCCGCACGCACTATATTACGAGAATTGGGAAAATCCgttgcagaaaaaatgaaataaaataaaatactccCACGTAATACACTACATTTAATCAGTTCAGTTCAGCAGTTGCTATGTTGCCTTTTAACCTGTATTGTTCTTTCCTGGGGGTTGCCCTTCACCcgtttatgccttttttccacCGCTTCGATAAAAACGGAGGACACAAAAACTAGTTCGTTCACAATTAAAAGGGGNNNNNNNNNNNNNNNNNNNNNNNNNNNNNNNNNNNNNNNNNNNNNNNNNNNNNNNNNNNNNNNNNNNNNNNNNNNNNNNNNNNNNNNNNNNNNNNNNNNNNNNNNNNNNNNNNNNNNNNNNNNNNNNNNNNNNNNNNNNNNNNNNNNNNNNNNNNNNNNNNNNNNNNNNNNNNNNNNNNNNNNNNNNNNNNNNNNNNNNNNNNNNNNNNNNNNNNNNNNNNNNNNNNNNNNNNNNNNNNNNNNNNNNNNNNNNNNNNNNNNNNNNNNNNNNNNNNNNNNNNNNNNNNNNNNNNNNNNNNNNNNNNNNNNNNNNNNNNNNNNNNNNNNNNNNNNNNNNNNNNNNNNNNNNNNNNNNNNNNNNNNNNNNNNNNNNNNNNNNNNNNNNNNNNNNNNNNNNNNNNNNNNNNNNNNNNNNNNNNNNNNNNNNNNNNNNNNNNNNNNNNNNNNNNNNNNNNNNNNNNNNNNNNNNNNNNNNNNNNNNNNNNNNNNNNNNNNNNNNNNNNNNNNNNNNNNNNNNNNNNNNNNNNNNNNNNNNNNNNNNNNNNNNNNNNNNNNNNNNNNNNNNNNNNNNNNNNNNNNNNNNNNNNNNNNNNNNNNNNNNNNNNNNNNNNNNNNNNNNNNNNNNNNNNNNNNNNNNNNNNNNNNNNNNNNNNNNNNNNNNNNNNNNNNNNNNNNNNNNNNNNNNNNNNNNNNNNNNNNNNNNNNNNNNNNNNNNNNNNNNNNNNNNNNNNNNNNNNNNNNNNNNNNNNNNNNNNNNNNNNNNNNNNNNNNNNNNNNNNNNNNNNNNNNNNNNNNNNNNNNNNNNNNNNNNNNNNNNNNNNNNNNNNNNNNNNNNNNNNNNNNNNNNNNNNNNNNNNNNNNNNNNNNNNNNNNNNNNNNNNNNNNNNNNNNNNNNNNNNNNNNNNNNNNNNNNNNNNNNNNNNNNNNNNNNNNNNNNNNNNNNNNNNNNNNNNNNNNNNNataataaaaaaaaaatcaaagtggaaaaaaaaggaaggaaacaAACGTGgaattgaaagaaaaaaaattgcacactGGCCAAGCGCAGGAGATACATTAAAAGACAGTAACtcggaagaagcaaaaaatgaatcatgCGCCCCCCATCCCCACCGGTTTGAAGAATATTTGATTTAACCATTCGAACGATAATtacataacaaaaaaaatcgccaaaaagaaaagaaaaagatacattttgattgcatttttttgctccattttttgctccattttttgctccattttttgctccatttATTTGCTTCACCTTTTGCTCCACTGTTTGCTCCATTTGTTTGCCCCTTTTCACCCTGCCGTGTGTGTACGCTCATATTGTGTGCATACCAACGAAGGCGTATTCAAATGCTTACAAGTACCAACGCGCATACACAACACGTACAGACGCACGCCTCTACGCACACGACGCCGGAAGATTGATTGCCAGCCCGTCCAGTCCAGTCCAGTCCACGCTACGCCAGAACTGTACCTTCGAGCATGAAAGATGAGAGTTGAAACGATTGCTCTGTGTGAACGCGCAGTTTAAACAAAAGTGAGACcgtatcttaaaaaaaaaaaaaaaagttgcattttaaaataagcATGTATGAAGGGACGAATAAAAACGTGTGGGTGTACCGTCCAATTTTCATCTCTTCCGTTTCGAGCACAGGCAGTGCCCCTCGCATGCCTTTTGTGCTTATGCGTATCTCGAGACGTTGCGCTTACTTATATGCGTGTACGTGCCCTTCTACGACTGTACTTGTTTTGTGTGTAATCCGCTCCTTTCGCAACCACAGCGCCGTCGTCCGCAGCCTACACACCGCTGATACGACAAGTTTTATCGCGCCTTCCGTTTTGCTTCGCCGTTTTGCATGCCATCTTAGCACGCCTTCTTAGCATGCCTACTTAGCACGCGCGCTTGACGCCGTCACGTGGCTTCCCCAGATTGCCTCCATCTCAAATCgccccccttttattttttttttttttaaaagtgagGTTTTTCGTCGTTTGTCATTATTCGTGAAATTGTTACGAGCCAGTAGAATGATTAGCTAGCAGGACGAAATGTATTGAGTGGCCTCAAGTAACTTTAATTTCTCGCCCCCATCATCCGTTCATACACGGGCATgagcatatgcatgtacgaGCATACGTTTGCGTTTTTCACACCCGTGGATGACTGCATATGACCACATactgaagaaataaaaatatcgaaaaaataaaaaaaaacaattcctttcccatttgtttCGCGTCAAGATCCTTTTTCTTACATAAGCATATGGCACGAGTAAGCTGATCGAGACAGAGGGAGTCGTCCATTCTGTGTGGCCCATCAGGTATGTCTAACGAGTTGTTTTTCGTGTTATTGTTTTTCGTGTTATTGTTTTTCGTGTTATTGTTTTTCGTGTTATTGTTTTTCGTGTTATTGTTTTTTGTGTTattgtttttcgtttttttgtttttcgtttttttgtggcttgctctttttattttttccactgttttttatttcccgcCTCGCCTATTCCATGCAGACAGGTTCAATTGGGCACACACAAATCGCAATCAGTTGCAGGTGGGGAGCGGAGAAACGAGCAAACACGCGCAGACACACGCAAACGCACGCGGACACACGCGGACGTGCACAGACGCATCGAGGATCGGACAGACTTGCCAAAGAGGAGGCTGCAAACGTTTCGAAGCCCAGATAATCTTAACAAGGCTCAGACAGACTCACAATCAATAGCCACACAAAGTAACCCCCAGCTACTCTCTACTGCGCGCCGACGTATATCTCCGCGTTTGCCtcacacatatgcacacataatCATCGACTTCTCcacaattttggaaaaaaaaaaaaaaaaacacaaaacacatgtttatatttatacataccTACATGTGTACCATATTAAACCAATAAACAGATGCGTCATTTTATCACTCGTATAAGAGCACGGGCTGTACACAGACAACATAACAATCAATTCGCGCAGAACGAAAAAGTACATAGCTATTTGTTTGTCACATAAACTGAAACATGGCAAAGGACAAAAGGGGCAGAATGATCTCGAACTCCTACGAATCTGATGAGGATAAATATTCCAAGAGAATCAAAAAACACCATAAGTTAAATTTTGCAGAGAAAGATCCCGATAATggttcatataaaaaaaaaaattacgaaaatgataaaagtaaattaaatttaaaaaaagaccaaaagaaaaattcaaaagaaaatttaaattcatttagTTCTCATCATTCTATTAGTAGCAATTCTGATTCGAATAACCTCGGCTTGGACATCTCTGGTGGATCGAGTAATGCCTACTCCGTTGGGTCGTACCTCGCAGTGTTCTTCATTTGTCGACCTATATGTTGTCTAGTCTACCCCATGCTAATgcacctatttttttttttatcacatatgtgtttctcttttctccctccccctGTCTGCAGCATCGAACAGCGAGgatgaatttaaaattttgaaggaggaagaaaatgaagataaattTCTGGAAGAAAGGAGACGAAAAAGAGAGGCAATAAAAGAGCGACTTAAGGATTTGGTGAGTGATAACGAAAAGGGGAATGACGTGGTAAGCGGCGACTTGGGCGACCTGAGCGTCCTGGGCGACGGTAATGATACCCTACGCAGCGGTAAGGAGGACCCTAGTGa
This genomic window contains:
- a CDS encoding hypothetical protein (putative); amino-acid sequence: MLQRWALRTGKRVFHAKCWVGGKKHFCCVFKRHFGNSSMGGEAMRQPDEEAKGTAKPTCSRLSNPPHSEEIIQHIQNEYGICPSSIDENIQRNEEYDLFKLSKRWSAFFKCEKDLYDVINKYIKTNKMDYHLHAYLKGTPIGEGQGGENVKGRIPQMEEQLRNILTYIMSLFYKQIQDFNTVSLLSERIIHLLNGGYSQSDANGDGRPKNEDSLYLDKATILTTLEVYSYVNAMNDELFDRLFSLLNKCYVESAPPGSPLIISDEEVLLTLRSLYIQKFKNHVIVDTIIRSLRDTPHLSPHLSVHSFLYLTLLSRIDNDSLCRVNSSLFYVPQMGQLGQEDSSVATEKKTINPNEKEEPIKTENPTWENQIEQIKFRAPLSATDCIKLLYGYFILGENHINWFVIHKLLLRLHEELKDEEKILFFEKENKKKVLQMVAIVRTYLRYKKRSLYDNLPKGLKRVLKKLQSLHADEENPRRKDRKFVQKVSWHLIKLRIPHVKNAYKGGILLDILEKNKKLVWLCFSYHQYYVRTIDLTAETLLQMDLLKGMNYRIAKVHYYQFSRMKARRTRFEYIRMCRYYTLRDRRNYDDEFEGWNLPYINWYHKKNKNVHVSNYFYGYTPVSHMQY
- a CDS encoding hypothetical protein (putative) encodes the protein MNKSKFVKNGISSEREKLTSTKEGDDDEKSDDSDKQIVVVNRTIKSKIFLDSSKSEKGDRNCTSYARNAKGPVSKVAKKKNASPCGDAPLAQIIKRDNNNNKKKSNSNDNNQNNNNNKRGLQGDHSTATPKHQKFVHKSEQKKHIGGPPYGKRECADHGFFNELINSTCVNNAEAINDKLCGDLSVGASNEATHERDLYDWNKKKVGKIGKDIHLDKEYEEADLDYLPPYHERKYPLEEPSSHSAQNNKVGYPWEDNPPLRGANPSVHFALVGEEGEAEGEREEREKGEEGEAEDAEGAFTCHSNDEATSPVIKYDQFELYEIDREIEKITEEENNIQEKLIYLANQELDIVIKMKQMRAARLLSQTDGQPVEWDRGSHNADKG
- a CDS encoding hypothetical protein (putative), giving the protein MNDCEDNESKPSSELQRNVHNALVVFGLVAEMILVDNHLLESVSINDIYKKRSDYVTPVENSPEGKVRKPLLKEGKPFLKEAQLEKQAHRPNHTKGGETNAADEPHQLAEQIKLKFSQIFLSPLRKKTKQPYNDKLSSIKYAIAGCTYMHGKIWGKNVSLRNVLNAIDFNLFLLNNGFYTVKCGTSKKDAEQLSDSINQFEPTSKENIYYEKEQSLKMEKVSLRALSFNLTSSMSKYALLYELMFITRSPYIVNKFLISVFNDVICIPDLESRFDDPAIIISCMLFVNHFLYHINRHDQLSSPHLGLIKEKYLSQVEKIVNIFLLLNKANPKSDMKDVIFLTKEIVHMYSVTY